In one Rhodococcus sp. B50 genomic region, the following are encoded:
- a CDS encoding DUF1036 domain-containing protein: MGLFFRNRTGESVWVAYAYSSPGCPDGGDWAKKGWWRLTPGATAKVRSGFVGGSKFFFYAHGEGGSPEWNGPFVTNLPQQAFDWCWNTAGSSGTNRGLQKLIVPTTSLDHTVVLS, translated from the coding sequence ATGGGACTCTTCTTCCGCAATCGGACGGGCGAATCCGTCTGGGTTGCATATGCATACAGTTCACCGGGATGCCCGGACGGCGGCGACTGGGCGAAGAAGGGCTGGTGGCGGCTCACACCGGGTGCCACGGCCAAGGTCCGGTCGGGATTCGTCGGTGGTAGCAAGTTTTTCTTCTACGCGCACGGCGAAGGTGGCAGCCCCGAATGGAACGGGCCGTTCGTCACCAACCTGCCGCAGCAGGCATTCGACTGGTGCTGGAACACCGCCGGCTCATCGGGAACGAACCGCGGTCTCCAGAAGCTGATCGTTCCCACCACGAGCCTGGACCACACGGTCGTACTCAGCTGA